In Citrus sinensis cultivar Valencia sweet orange chromosome 2, DVS_A1.0, whole genome shotgun sequence, a single genomic region encodes these proteins:
- the LOC102618654 gene encoding protein PYRICULARIA ORYZAE RESISTANCE 21-like isoform X2, protein MGEKVTKMVLKVDLSCSKCRKKVKKVLCKFPQIQEQSFDEKTNTVTIKVVSCSPEEIRDKLCCKGEGVIKTIEILKPDEKRLKDNKKPPQQDGDNKKPDNKKPPQPDGENPKLPLVPVPCYPPVWVCWKQCSEGKGWGPCHQLGFGQGRHCDWCYARLVYESWGGSCHSRVYCRGRCSDFTYGRCSYCTCGRCSDCTCEGNPPPSCTIS, encoded by the exons ATGGGGGAGAAG GTTACAAAAATGGTGCTGAAGGTTGACCTTTCGTGCTCAAAGTGCCGCAAGAAAGTGAAGAAAGTACTTTGCAAATTCCCAC aaatacaagAGCAGTCATTCGATGAGAAGACGAATACGGTGACAATAAAAGTAGTGAGCTGCAGTCCTGAAGAGATCAGAGACAAGCTATGTTGCAAAGGAGAAGGTGTAATCAAGACTATTGAAATCCTAAAACCTGATGAAAAACGTCTTAAGGATAACAAAAAACCGCCACAACAGGATGGGGATAACAAAAAACCGGATAACAAAAAACCACCACAACCGGATGGGGAAAACCCAAAACTACCCCTGGTGCCAGTGCCGTGTTACCCGCCGGTTTGGGTATGTTGGAAGCAATGTTCTGAGGGTAAAGGTTGGGGACCGTGTCACCAGCTTGGCTTCGGGCAAGGGAGGCATTGTGATTGGTGCTATGCAAGGCTAGTGTATGAGAGCTGGGGTGGTAGCTGCCATAGTAGAGTTTATTGCAGAGGTCGCTGTTCAGATTTCACTTATGGTCGCTGTTCATATTGCACCTGTGGTCGTTGTTCAGATTGCACCTGTGAAGGAAATCCACCACCGTCTTGCACAATCTCATGA
- the LOC102618654 gene encoding heavy metal-associated isoprenylated plant protein 6-like isoform X1 encodes MGEKKVTKMVLKVDLSCSKCRKKVKKVLCKFPQIQEQSFDEKTNTVTIKVVSCSPEEIRDKLCCKGEGVIKTIEILKPDEKRLKDNKKPPQQDGDNKKPDNKKPPQPDGENPKLPLVPVPCYPPVWVCWKQCSEGKGWGPCHQLGFGQGRHCDWCYARLVYESWGGSCHSRVYCRGRCSDFTYGRCSYCTCGRCSDCTCEGNPPPSCTIS; translated from the exons ATGGGGGAGAAG AAGGTTACAAAAATGGTGCTGAAGGTTGACCTTTCGTGCTCAAAGTGCCGCAAGAAAGTGAAGAAAGTACTTTGCAAATTCCCAC aaatacaagAGCAGTCATTCGATGAGAAGACGAATACGGTGACAATAAAAGTAGTGAGCTGCAGTCCTGAAGAGATCAGAGACAAGCTATGTTGCAAAGGAGAAGGTGTAATCAAGACTATTGAAATCCTAAAACCTGATGAAAAACGTCTTAAGGATAACAAAAAACCGCCACAACAGGATGGGGATAACAAAAAACCGGATAACAAAAAACCACCACAACCGGATGGGGAAAACCCAAAACTACCCCTGGTGCCAGTGCCGTGTTACCCGCCGGTTTGGGTATGTTGGAAGCAATGTTCTGAGGGTAAAGGTTGGGGACCGTGTCACCAGCTTGGCTTCGGGCAAGGGAGGCATTGTGATTGGTGCTATGCAAGGCTAGTGTATGAGAGCTGGGGTGGTAGCTGCCATAGTAGAGTTTATTGCAGAGGTCGCTGTTCAGATTTCACTTATGGTCGCTGTTCATATTGCACCTGTGGTCGTTGTTCAGATTGCACCTGTGAAGGAAATCCACCACCGTCTTGCACAATCTCATGA